A genomic window from Methanobacterium sp. BRmetb2 includes:
- the cas2 gene encoding CRISPR-associated endonuclease Cas2 — translation MYVIIVYDIKVERVNKVKGFLRKHLYWIQNSVFEGEVTKSELEEIKTGLLDIIEKDSDSVIIYRFRTADAFDRKVLGIEKAPVDGII, via the coding sequence ATGTACGTGATTATTGTCTACGATATTAAAGTGGAACGTGTGAATAAAGTTAAAGGATTTTTGAGGAAACATCTTTACTGGATTCAGAATTCTGTCTTTGAAGGAGAAGTTACCAAAAGCGAGCTTGAAGAAATAAAAACAGGATTATTGGATATAATTGAGAAGGATAGTGACTCTGTAATAATATACCGATTTAGGACTGCGGATGCATTTGATAGAAAGGTTTTAGGCATTGAAAAAGCACCGGTAGATGGAATAATTTAA
- a CDS encoding subtype I-B CRISPR-associated endonuclease Cas1, whose translation MKKNYYLLSDGLLKRRENTVYFVNKDGKKPIPINKIYSIYAYGSLTISSQAIHLLAKEGIPVHFFNYYGYYDGSFYPREKLLSGDLIINQAEHYLDHEKRIFIAKRFVEGAAKNMGKVLKYYNLENQISSILPDLDGCNMITEVMNVEGRIRADYYRKMNEILPESFNFDKRVKRPPENMINALISFGNSMLYSTVLSEIYNTQLNPTISYLHEPSERRFSLALDLSEIFKPILVDRLIFYLVNKRMLGENDFEKELNYCLLNDKGRKTFIKTYDERLKKTIKHRELKRKVSYKRLIRLESYKLIKHLLGSKEYKPFVMWW comes from the coding sequence ATGAAAAAGAATTATTATTTACTGTCAGATGGGCTGCTTAAAAGAAGGGAGAATACAGTTTACTTCGTAAATAAAGATGGTAAAAAACCAATTCCAATCAATAAAATTTATTCTATCTACGCTTACGGTTCGTTAACTATATCATCCCAAGCAATTCATCTTCTTGCAAAAGAAGGTATCCCTGTTCATTTTTTTAATTATTACGGTTATTATGATGGTAGTTTTTATCCCAGAGAGAAGCTTTTATCTGGGGATCTGATTATAAATCAGGCTGAACATTATCTGGATCATGAAAAAAGAATTTTCATAGCTAAAAGGTTTGTGGAAGGTGCTGCAAAAAATATGGGAAAGGTACTTAAATATTACAACCTTGAAAATCAAATTAGCAGCATATTGCCAGATCTAGATGGTTGCAACATGATAACTGAGGTTATGAATGTTGAGGGAAGAATACGTGCTGATTATTATAGAAAAATGAATGAAATTCTTCCTGAAAGTTTTAATTTTGATAAAAGAGTTAAAAGGCCTCCTGAAAACATGATAAATGCACTTATAAGTTTTGGAAATTCAATGCTGTATTCTACGGTTTTATCTGAAATTTATAATACTCAACTTAATCCTACCATTTCATATCTTCATGAGCCCTCTGAGAGAAGATTTTCCCTGGCTTTGGATCTGAGTGAGATTTTTAAACCAATTTTAGTGGACAGGTTGATTTTTTATCTTGTAAATAAGAGGATGCTTGGTGAAAATGATTTTGAAAAGGAACTAAATTATTGCCTTTTAAATGATAAAGGCAGAAAAACCTTTATAAAAACGTATGATGAAAGGCTTAAAAAAACTATTAAACATAGGGAACTTAAAAGGAAGGTTTCTTATAAAAGATTAATACGTTTAGAGTCTTATAAACTTATAAAACATCTTTTAGGGTCTAAAGAATATAAACCATTTGTGATGTGGTGGTAA